In Thunnus thynnus chromosome 4, fThuThy2.1, whole genome shotgun sequence, the DNA window ATCAGGTAGGAGGTATCAGGTAGGGGGTATCAAGTAGGAGGTATCAGGTAGGGAGTATCAGGTAGGGGGTCTCAGGTAGGAGGTATCAGGTAGGAGGTATCAGGTAGGGGGTATCAAGTAGGGGGTATCAGGTAGGAGGTATCAGGTAGGGGGTATCAAGTAGGAGGTATCAGGTAGGGGGTATCAGGTAGGAGGTATCAGGTAGGGGGTATCAGGTAGGGGGTATCAGGTAGGAGGTATCAGGTAGGAGGTATCAGGTAGGGGGTATCAGGTAGGAGGTATCAGGTAGGGGGTATCAAGTAGGGGGTATCAGGTAGGGGGTATCAGTTAGGGGGTATCAGGTAGGGGGTATCAGTTAGGGGGTATCAGGTAGGGGGTATCAAGTAGGGGGTATCAAGTAGGGGGTATCAGGTAGGGGGTATCAGGTAGGAGGTATCAGGTAGGGGGTCTCAGGTAGGGGGTATCAAGTAGGGGGTATCAGGTAGGGGGTATCAAGTAGGAGGTATCAGGTAGGGGGTATCAGGTAGGGGGTATCAGGTAGGGGGTATCAAGTAGGAGGTATCAGGTAGGGGGTATCAAGTAGGGGGTATCAGGTAGGAGGTATCAGGTAGGGGGTATCAAGTAGGGGGTATCAGGTAGGGGGTATCAAGTAGGGGGTATCAGGTAGGAGGTATCAGGTAGGGGGTATCAGGTAGGGGGTATCAGGTAGGGGGTATCAGGTAGGGGGTATCAAGTAGGAGGTATCAGGTAGGAGGTATCAGGTAGGGGGTATCAAGTAGGAGGTATCAGGTAGGGAGTATCAGGTAGGGGGTCTCAGGTAGGAGGTATCAGGTAGGAGGTATCAGGTAGGGGGTATCAAGTAGGAGGTATCAGGTAGGAGGTATCAGGTAGGGGGTATCAAGTAGGAGGTATCAGGTAGGGGGTATCAGGTAGGAGGTATCAGGTAGGGGGTATCAGGTAGGGGGTATCAGGTAGGGGGTATCAGGTAGGAGGTATCAGGTAGGGGGTATCAGGTAGGGGGTATCAGGTAGGAGGTATCAGGTAGGGGGTATCAAGTAGGGGGTATCAGGTAGGGGGTATCAGTTAGGGGGTATCAGGTAGGGGGTATCAGTTAGGGGGTATCAGGTAGGGGGTATCAAGTAGGGGGTAACAAGTAGGGGGTATCAGGTAGGGGGTATCAGGTAGGAGGTATCAGGTAGGGGGTCTCAGGTAGGGGGTATCAAGTAGGGGGTATCAGGTAGGGGGTATCAAGTAGAAGGTATCAGGTAGGGGGTATCAGGTAGGGGGTATCAGGTAGGGGGTATCAAGTAGGAGGTATCAGGTAGGGGGTATCAAGTAGGGGGTATCAGGTAGGAGGTATCAGGTAGGGGGTATCAAGTAGGGGGTATCAGGTAGGGGGTATCAAGTAGGGGGTATCAAGTAGGAGGTATCAGGTAGGGGGTATCAGGTAGGGGGTATCAGGTAGGGGGTATCAGGTAGGGGGTATCAAGTAGGAGGTATCAGGTAGGGGGTATCAGGTAGGGGGTATCAGGTAGGGGGTATCAAGTAGGAGGTATCAGGTAGGGGGTATCAAGTAGGGGGTATCAGGTAGGAGGTATCAGGTAGGGGGTATCAAGTAGGGGGTATCAGGTAGGGGGTATCAGGTAGGGGGTATCAGGTAGGGTGTATCAGGTAGGAGGTATCAAGTAGGGGGTATCGGGTAGGGGGTATCAGGTAGGGGGTATCAGGTAGGGGGTATCAGGTAGGGGGTATCAGGTAGGGGATGATGATGCAGAAGAGTTTGCAGTGTTTTATGTAAGGATAAACCTTCACTAGTTTATCCAGTGGTGGCTCCATGGATGCTGGTCTGGCCTGTAAACTGGTATTTGTTAGACTCACAGTCTCTAAATGCTTCGCTCATACAGACTGAGGACGATCTCCCAGCTTCcattgttaaaactgggtggaaacaattagagtttaaattaaacctgcattgcagaaccaatccaGAGTCTTTAGGGCGGCACTTCATACCGGGGCGATGACCTGCAGTTCAGAGGTGGAGAAGAGGTGGAGAGCATCATCTCTGGTCAGGTGCCTAGGTTTGTTGCTGAGCAACTACCGTGTTAGACTTCGGTAGCTGGAGAAATCTTCGACTGTCTGGTATTGTGAGACTCGGTATTTGTTGGAAgtaaaaaggaaagagaaagataaaactGATGTGGTGAGTGCATTCAGCCATTATGTAATGAAAAAGTAAAGTGATTTTACAGATTTATACGGATGTTGCTAAGAAACCTGAGACCTGAGTGACAGGATTTGAGGTGGCGGCACCAGCAAGTTAGATGTTTACACAGTGGAGATGTTGGCAGTGTTGGTTGAAAGGTTGCCATCATTCTTTCCAGAACTTTAATAAGAGTTTGGTTTTTATGACGTCTGCAGTTCAGAATAGAAATAGTATTATATCAGATATCTGTTAATTATCTTAGCAAAGTATTTTATAACAgcaaatctttatttttttaaaaatggaatgCATAAATACATAGACCCTGTTTAGCACTCCACAAACCTCGAGCCTTGAAAATTCTTAATATGTGTAAACTGTATAATTGTCTGAACTACtgaagcttttttctttttcttctttcattatataatttatttacccCTTAAACATTAACATATGAAGTCTATTGATGTTTAGTATTGTTCagttttacaataaataaaaataaaacagatgtttgtgattgaaacaaacagaaagaatgTCTGAGCCAACAGTCAAcaattgtaaataataaaaatccaataatcagagtaaaataagtaaatactGTAGAATTTACTTTACGGCGTCACTTCCTGTTCAACTGTTCCTGCATTTACTGTTACAGTCATATGAGTCCGTGCAGAGTTAGTTCATCTAATAATTCATTATTACAGCagtgtttgttcatgttgttctGTTATTTATGGCTCAGAAGAAGAGACGGaacctccccctcccctccgtCATGTGACGTCATAGGGCCGATTGAaggtgcccccccccccccccccccccccccccccttccccttcccctgctgctgccgccccccccccccccccctcccgctGCTGCTGCGGATCTCTGCTGCTCTCCAGGCGACGCACAGTTCATCTCCAACGAGCCCAGTAACGCGGTTTGGAGCGTTTCCGGTGTGTCTCGCTCGCTGCTCGCGATCAGACTGAAAGATGAACGCGCCTCCCGCCTTCGAGTCGTTCCTGCTGtttgaaggagagaaaaagatcaGTATCACCAAAGACACGAAGGTTCCCAACGCCTGTTTGTTCACGCTGAACAAGGAAGACCACACGCTGGGCAACATCATCCGAGCGTAAGAGACTGACAAGGAgctaacagagctaacagatacacacagagctaacagatacaaacagagctaacaggctaacagagctaacagatacacacagagctaacaggctaacacgGAGctaacagatacacacagagctaacaggctaacacaGACctaacagatacacacagagctaacaggctaacataGAGctaacagatacacacagagctAACACAGAGctaacagatacacacagagctaacatacacacagagctaACAGATATACACagagctaacaggctaacacaGACctaacagatacacacagagctaacaggctaacacaGAGctaacagatacacacagagctaacaggctaacacgGAGctaacagatacacacagagctaacaggctaacacaGACctaacagatacacacagagctAACACAGAGctaacagatacacacagagctaacatacacacagagctaACAGATATACACAGAGCTAACAGGGTAACACAGAGCTAATAGGATAACATCAGTTaatttatgtttctgtgtgtttgtcagtcagCTGTTGAAGGATCCTCAGGTTCTGTTTGCGGGTTATAAAGTTCCTCATCCTCTGGAACACAAGATCGTCATCAGAGTGCAGACAACACCTGACTACAGtccacaggtaacacacacacacctgactacagtccacaggtaacacacacacacacacctgactacagtccacaggtaacacacacacacacacacacacactcctgactACAGtccacaggtaacacacacacacctgactacagtccacaggtaacacacacacacacacacctgactacagtccacaggtaacacacacacacctgactacagtccacaggtaacacacacctgagatGAGTCAACAGTGTTTgacaggatgtgatgtcatgttttgttttcaggaagcGTTTACGAACGCCATCACTGACCTGATCAGCGAGCTGTCTCTGCTGGAGGAACGCTTCAGAGTCGCCAtcaaagacaaacaggaaggGATTGAGTGACACCTGTccatgatgtcacttcctgtacACCTGTCGTCATCCTCACactatttctgtttgtttgatttatttttataaataaagtctGTGATGTCAGAACCTGCAGGTCTGGTTAGTGATTTATCTAAAGAAACGTACGGCGGCCTCGTTCACCAGTCGTCACGTTCAGGATATTGATTTAAATCTATATTCTAatgatattatatataatatatatatatatatatatatatatatatatatatagatagatagatagatagatagatagatagatagatagata includes these proteins:
- the polr2j gene encoding DNA-directed RNA polymerase II subunit RPB11-a, coding for MNAPPAFESFLLFEGEKKISITKDTKVPNACLFTLNKEDHTLGNIIRAQLLKDPQVLFAGYKVPHPLEHKIVIRVQTTPDYSPQEAFTNAITDLISELSLLEERFRVAIKDKQEGIE